The nucleotide sequence TGCTGGCTGCGAAACGGGTTCAGGTGGTTCAGTGCTTTCGCTGGGTTTTGGAGGGGAGTGGGATTTGGCATCCAATGCCTTTGCTGAAAGAATCTGCATAATAGTCGTCTCGGCTTGAGCGAAATACCCGGCTGTAGCAGCGAACCCCGCCTCTGAACCAGGAGTACTACAGATACTACAGATGTATTTTGGGAATTCCAGAATTCTCGCCAGCCCTCAGATAAATTCATCCCCAGACTCCGCAATGCCTGATTCAGAATAATGGGAATCGTGGGCAATGCTTCATACCGGATCTGCCTGATTCCATAGGGAATGTGAAAGCCCAGCTAAAGAACGAGAATTTTATAACCTGAAGTTTCACCATAGAGACACAGAGAACACAGAGTAATTCCTGTGTGCCCTCTGTGCCTCTGCGGGAGAACGCCAAATTCTTCGGTTTTTTAATCCACGCTCCTGAATGGAAAATGGCATTTTTCAGGAACGGCTCTCAAAATGGCTGTAATCGATATGAATCAGAATTTTCAGGGTTTTTACATCACAATTTGGTTGCACCCCAGATTTTCCCCATGTTGGGAAGCATGAATCAAAAACTTAGTGTGGCAGCACCCTCACCAGGGGCATTTCCAGGCGGAGCCTGGAAACGAGAGGGGTTTGTTCCTGAAAAAGTTGCCCATCGTGTGATTTGCAACTAAATAAGATCCCTGATAAGATCCCTGCTCGTAGCAGGCATTTTTTTCGTGCAGATCCCTTAAGTTAGCCGCCATTCCAGTTAAATTGATTTGCATCCATCAGAAATACTGACAGTGATCTGCTTTAATTGCCTTCTCTTCCAGGAACCAGAGTGAATCTACAATGCCTTCTGCCTCTGGGATCAGTTGCGATTCCATCACGTCGAATGTGGCTGCTGCGAGTTGACATCCATAGAACCGTGCATTGCCTGTCCGTTTCACCAATTTGATGAAATCATGGATCGCAAGTGGATCACCATCCCGTCGCACTCTGTCCTTGAACCATTCTTCTTCCGTCGCGTGCTGGCGATCGATTTTGACGGATTCAGCACCCTGTTTGGTTAGCACTCGCACTGCCCATAGCACAAATAAAATATCAACCTCAACACCCTGCCTGGCTGCCACATAAGCAAAGGTCAATGGCGTATAAAGCCGATCATAGCCGTCATCTCGAACGACAATAGCCATCTTTTTCACAGTAAGTTTCCTCCGATTAGTCCAGAGATAGTACAAACAGTTAGAGAAAATAGCGCATTGAATAGTATCTTTCAGCCCTGAATGGATAGGGGGTTTAGAACTTCTACTCGACTTGCCAATCGCGCTAACTCCATCCTTGAATGTCACTGAATTCAGCCGAATGGGTTTGCTCAGATCTCCACTTCTTTCGAGAAGTTGGAGATCTTTAACCCCCTAGGTCAGTGCCACTCCTCTATGCTTGACTATTTGCTTCTAATATGAAATGACTAAGACACCAGGATTCTTGACCAGGACTCCAGACGATGCCTACTGGTAAAGCACGTCTCCCCCAATACCCGTTACGCCATGGATGTACTTTCAGATATACTGCGGGCCGTCCGATTTTCTGGAGTCATTGACCTGCGTCCAGAATTCTCTGCCCCCTGGGTCATTGAAACTCCCTCCTGCGCCAACTTTGCAAGCAGCATTCAGTCTGAAACGACCCAGATTGTTCCGTTTCATATCATTGCAGAAGGGAACTGCTGGGTAAAAGCTAAACCTGATATTTGTCAGGCGCTTTCCCCTGGAGATATCATCATTTTTCCCCATGGAGATGCTCACATTTTGGGCGATCGCCTCGACCAAGCTCCAATACTGATCGCGGATTTGCTGCCTGCCCCACCCTGGAAAGAACCCCCAATCTTCACTTATGGCGGCGGGGGGAAAATCACTCGTTTGGTCTGTGGATTTTTGCAATGTGAACAACTGCTAATGCATCCCTTCCTGAAAAGCCTGCCCGGGTTTATGCACATTCAGGTGTTTGCAGAACCAACCACACCGCTGCTGAAAACTGGTGTCCAACATATTATTCAAGAAGTTAACTGTGTTCAACCTGGAAGTGTGTGTTTATTGACCCGACTGGTGGAACTCATGTTCATTGAAATTCTGCGGAACTATATGCAGAATTCTCTAAATGAACCAATGCATGGGGTACTGGCTCTGAATGATCCAATCATTGGTCAGGTCTTGAACTGGATACACACCGATTCGGCTCATCCCTGGACCGTTTCTGAACTCGCCAGACAGGTTAATGTTTCCCGTTCAGCTTTAGCAACCCGCTTTACTGAACTTTTAGGGCAACCGCCAATGCAATACCTGACCCAATGGCGACTCCAGCTGGCTGCTCACCATTTGCAAAGTACCAATGAGAGCATTGCCAAAATTGCCAGCCAGGTCGGTTACGAGTCAGAAGCTGCTTTTAGTCGTGCGTTTAAGCGCTATGTAGGAAAGCCTCCTGGGGCATGGCGATATCCCCTTAGGTAAGGGGCAATGCCCTGTTCACGCAGCCACTCAATTTCACGACATTGCTGAATCGGGGGATGAAAAAGATGCTGGATGTTTGAAACTTTGTTTCAATTCATCCTGCTTTTCAGCAACGCCCGGTTTCACAAATACTGTCAGGCAATTTCTTTATAAATCGTAGCAGCGGCCTCACGGAACTTGCGGGGGTCGCCTTCTGGTAGGGGTTCTTCTCGCCGTTTGCGAGCGTACAGACGATCCAGGGTAGCCTGCCAGTCCAGATCAAGTGCACTGACCAGTGTTTTGACTTCCGGGTCTGGTTGCTTCTCCAGCATACTGACGGCGTATTCATGGATTTCTTTCTGTGCCATCCAGATGCGAGCCATCACGGCCTGGCTATCCTCCACCTCAATTCGTTGCTCAAATTGGGACAGAATTCGCATTGCCCAGTCCGTATCGGAAACTGCCATCGCGATCGCCAGCTCCTGCAAGCCGGTCACTGCCGCATAGCGCACCACCCACTCCGGGTCCTGTAAAACTTCTAACAGAACTTCCGCTGCCTCAGCCTGGGCAGATTTTGCCTGTTCTGGTGAGAGTTCTTCCCAGTTCACTGTTCCCAGCCCTCTGGCAGCCGCTCGCCGAACGCTGAGCGCAAAGTCATTTTTAGCCGCCTCTATCAACAGACCTAACCCGCGTGGGTCGCCAATCCCAGCCAGTGCCCGAATTGCCCAGGCTCTTGCCCCATAGTTATAGGTATCTACCAGTTCAAGTAACGGCGCAACCGCCGCCTTTCCCAGCATAATCAGCCCATCTACGGCAGCAACCGCCGCCCCTGGATTGTTATAGCCCAGTGCCGCAATCAGGGTCGGAATGGCGGCTTCCAGACGTGCTTCTGACAATTGCTGGACTGCTTCCAGCAGGCGGGCAGAGGAATCTGCGGTTTCAACCGCTTGAATTAACGTTTTGGCGAGGTGCGTTTCAGCAGGGTCAGCGGTCATAGCGGTCTTAAATGTTTATCTGAAATCTCTCCTAAATTTTAGTCCAGTAGGGAGCCGGGCAACGTGGATGACCCAAAAGCCCGGTTGACTTTTCCTGTCCATGACTCAACATCCAACCACGGGACCCGCTGCCACAATGTCCTGGCGGGCACTGGCAAACTGCTTGAAGTTTTCTGCAAATTGTATTGCCAGTTTTTGGGCTTGCTGGTCGTAGGCGACCGGGTCATGCCAGGTCTGCTTCGGGTCTAAGAGTTCGGCAGGGACCCCAGGGACTGACTCTGGTACAAGAATCTTAAAAATGGGATGGGGGTTGTAGTTGACGGACTCCAGAAAGCCACTCAGGGCCGCAGACACCATTGCACGGGTATGTTGAATGGAAACTCGTTTGCCAACCCCGTAGGGACCACCTGACCAGCCAGTGTTGACTAAATAAACCTGCGTTTCTGGGTGTTGCAGCAGGCGATCGCCCAGCATCTCTGCATATACCATGGGTGACCGTGGGAAAAAGACCTGTCCAAAGCAGGCAGAAAAAGTGCTTTGGGGTGTGGTCACCCCTCGCTCAGTGCCCGCCAGTTTACTGGTGTACCCCGACAGGAAGTGGTACATTGCCTGTTCCCGCGTCAACCGGGAAATGGGAGGCAACACACCGAAGGCATCGGCAGTCAGAAAAATGATGGTTCGGGGATGATTACCCATGCCAGAAGCAACACTGTTAGGAATAAATTCCAGGGGATAGGCAGCACGAGTATTTTCAGTCAGGCGATCGCTGTCATAATTTAGCTTGCGAGTCACTGGATCAAGCGCCACGTTTTCCAGTAATGCACCAAATCGGATGGCTGACCAGATCTGAGGTTCATTCTTCTGGGACAATCGAATGGTCTTTGCATAGCACCCTCCTTCAAAATTGAAAATGCCATCCTTTGACCAGCCATGCTCATCATCTCCAATCAGGCTTCGCTCTGGATCGGCAGAAAGGGTTGTCTTGCCGGTTCCCGAAAGCCCAAAAAACAGGGCTGTGTGACCATCGGCAGCAATATTAGCGGCTCCATGCATGGGTAACACATCGCGTTTGGTCATCACGTAGTTCAGCAGGGAGAAAACCGACTTTTTCATTTCTCCTGCGTAGCAGGTACCACCAATCAGCACCAGTTTCCGGGTCAGGTGCAGAAGGATAAATGCTTCACTATTCAGGCCATCTATCTCTGGATCGCCCTGCAATCCAGGTAAGGCAATTACAGTGAAATCTACAGAATGGTTTCCCAGTTCTTCGGCGGTGGGGCGGCGGAAGAGTTGATGGACAAACAAGTTCTGCCAGGCAAATTCGTTAATCACACGTACCCCAAAGCGATATTTGGGGTCAGCTCCCACATAGCCATCAAACACATAAAGGTCACGGTGCTGTCCATAGGCCAGTGCCTTTTGATACAGCCGTTCAAAGGTAGCCTCAGAAATGGGACGATTAATCTCGTTCCAGTCAATTTCATGATGAGTTTCTGGTTCATCGACAATGAATCGGTCCCTGGGGGAACGCCCTGTATATTTTCCAGTCTCGACACAGAGGGCACCATTATCAGCCAGTTGTCCCTCACCCCGAATCACCGCATGTTCTATCAGTTCGGGAACAGAAAGGTTGTGGTAGACCGGATGTAGATTTTTTATTGCCAGTGATAATAAATCATCCGACCTGTTGATGGCTGGCTTTTTAGCTTCTGGAAAGCCATTCTTTTTAGAAATTTCAGCCAAAGGAGATTGAGCTGGATGCCCTTTCCATTCCGGTTCTGTTGCAATGGAATGATTATCGGATGGAATTGCTTCAGGATTCATGTCAGAATTCCCTTCACGATTATTCGCCGTAATAATTTCGCAACGGCTTAAGCGAGAGCAAATTAGCCATGAAATGACCTGACGTTTATACTCTTGAGCTTCCAGGCTGCTCTGGACTTCCATAATTAAAGTCTCCAATTGCTGAATGGTAATAAGGTGTCTCTGGTTAAAAAGGTTGATTAATTCCTTAAGTAGCTGTTTGAAAAGGGGGAGACGGTTAAAGCCGTCACTACAAACCCAGAGTTTTAGGGGTATGAATTGGGATTTTTCAGCTTGTAATGATGACTTTAGTCATCGAAATGACTTAACATAAGACCTTTAAGGCATCTTCTAAAATCGTGTTTCTACAATGTTTTCTTTCTGGTGGAAGTACCCTTGATAGCAGGGAACAGGGAACAGGGGACGGGGGATAGGGAAGAAAAGATAACGGGGTCAGATTTTAAGGTTTCTAATTTGTCCTGACCTGGATAGCGACTTATCTGCCTGACTCAAGAGGTCCACAGCCATGCCTGTACCTCACTGATTCAAAACCGCTATCAAGAGGTTAAATGGTGCAAAGAAAGAGAAAAAGAAAGAGAAATTAAGGGCAGAACTCGAGGTGAAGAATTGCTATATCTTGACTATGTTTCTGGCTATATTTGCAGCTATTTTGTGAATAGAAATTAAACTCAATTCAAAGTATGTCTGTGTCCAGAATTATGTCCAGAATGAGTGACATGATTCCAGTAATCTGGTTCACGGATGCTTCTATCAAAACTGTTGCTATTAGATGCTTCTATCAAAACCGTTGCTACTGTAGAGATAGTGAAAATAAAGGCAGCGATCGCCCTTCACCCTCTCTCACCTGAAGTTTCTGTTGTTGAGTAATGACTTCAAGCGGGAACATCATATTTTTAATCATATTTCTAATATGTCTGATCCCAACTTAAATATAGCAGTTCTATATTCAGTTGTGAGAGTGAGAGGCTTTGTGAGAAAGGATACCCTAGAGCATCGGTTCAGAATTCCAAGAAATCGGATTTCTTGTGAGAAATTCAACGAAACCTAGGCATCCGGTAGAAGAAATCCGATTTCTGTACCGGCGTTCTAGGAATCCCTTCTTACAATCCAGATAGGATCGCTATATCAAGTTAACAATTGTATGTTGACTGACCGGAGTTTGCAGCATTTACAA is from Leptothermofonsia sichuanensis E412 and encodes:
- a CDS encoding AraC family transcriptional regulator gives rise to the protein MDVLSDILRAVRFSGVIDLRPEFSAPWVIETPSCANFASSIQSETTQIVPFHIIAEGNCWVKAKPDICQALSPGDIIIFPHGDAHILGDRLDQAPILIADLLPAPPWKEPPIFTYGGGGKITRLVCGFLQCEQLLMHPFLKSLPGFMHIQVFAEPTTPLLKTGVQHIIQEVNCVQPGSVCLLTRLVELMFIEILRNYMQNSLNEPMHGVLALNDPIIGQVLNWIHTDSAHPWTVSELARQVNVSRSALATRFTELLGQPPMQYLTQWRLQLAAHHLQSTNESIAKIASQVGYESEAAFSRAFKRYVGKPPGAWRYPLR
- a CDS encoding HEAT repeat domain-containing protein, giving the protein MTADPAETHLAKTLIQAVETADSSARLLEAVQQLSEARLEAAIPTLIAALGYNNPGAAVAAVDGLIMLGKAAVAPLLELVDTYNYGARAWAIRALAGIGDPRGLGLLIEAAKNDFALSVRRAAARGLGTVNWEELSPEQAKSAQAEAAEVLLEVLQDPEWVVRYAAVTGLQELAIAMAVSDTDWAMRILSQFEQRIEVEDSQAVMARIWMAQKEIHEYAVSMLEKQPDPEVKTLVSALDLDWQATLDRLYARKRREEPLPEGDPRKFREAAATIYKEIA
- the pckA gene encoding phosphoenolpyruvate carboxykinase (ATP) — encoded protein: MEVQSSLEAQEYKRQVISWLICSRLSRCEIITANNREGNSDMNPEAIPSDNHSIATEPEWKGHPAQSPLAEISKKNGFPEAKKPAINRSDDLLSLAIKNLHPVYHNLSVPELIEHAVIRGEGQLADNGALCVETGKYTGRSPRDRFIVDEPETHHEIDWNEINRPISEATFERLYQKALAYGQHRDLYVFDGYVGADPKYRFGVRVINEFAWQNLFVHQLFRRPTAEELGNHSVDFTVIALPGLQGDPEIDGLNSEAFILLHLTRKLVLIGGTCYAGEMKKSVFSLLNYVMTKRDVLPMHGAANIAADGHTALFFGLSGTGKTTLSADPERSLIGDDEHGWSKDGIFNFEGGCYAKTIRLSQKNEPQIWSAIRFGALLENVALDPVTRKLNYDSDRLTENTRAAYPLEFIPNSVASGMGNHPRTIIFLTADAFGVLPPISRLTREQAMYHFLSGYTSKLAGTERGVTTPQSTFSACFGQVFFPRSPMVYAEMLGDRLLQHPETQVYLVNTGWSGGPYGVGKRVSIQHTRAMVSAALSGFLESVNYNPHPIFKILVPESVPGVPAELLDPKQTWHDPVAYDQQAQKLAIQFAENFKQFASARQDIVAAGPVVGC
- a CDS encoding DsrE family protein, with translation MAIVVRDDGYDRLYTPLTFAYVAARQGVEVDILFVLWAVRVLTKQGAESVKIDRQHATEEEWFKDRVRRDGDPLAIHDFIKLVKRTGNARFYGCQLAAATFDVMESQLIPEAEGIVDSLWFLEEKAIKADHCQYF